In Pecten maximus chromosome 10, xPecMax1.1, whole genome shotgun sequence, one genomic interval encodes:
- the LOC117335967 gene encoding LOW QUALITY PROTEIN: peroxisomal leader peptide-processing protease-like (The sequence of the model RefSeq protein was modified relative to this genomic sequence to represent the inferred CDS: deleted 1 base in 1 codon) — protein sequence MEEDARLPLSQRCCTLSVSHGKDGTESTCCGLLIDTRHGTVLTHASLLSQMLTSNSSVLDDLKQEHFSQSKQLSQFKIEALFQESLSEENDTLQSSNNKLMPNFLNSGLSGDPGYVRYNSSVECIFQSWSLKQVLSKLLPAESWDFVENFSEVDQGNENREKKSPNSPEYYSLLPCFLVLKLWNWEPFESVLHVHSSVNSRQGDQVEIQSTPFGSVSPEIFFNSRSQGIISNLAGKNNILILTDARCIPGAEGGALYFCAGKQRVLTGIMIATLCWKNNEWVGLSLAASLSEVLDCLHGLPLKLSNNTYQAINRHNIRWTASKVIKSIQANTPLISVSGNWGSGVCVGDNKRGDRIILTCSHVIGKGDPTSVEVLYKGVKTSHQADVVYRVPMGQQFDVGILLERRSTTLQPCIEIRKKKTPRQGEVVFVIGHALFGRGYDIEPTVTKGIVSKVIRVRNHPVMIQTTCAVHAGASGGAVVDTEGRLVGLVVCNARDTATGASYPHINMSVPIATISPVLDSYMESGDKSVLRSLCVRDPYIHSLWTMEKFQQGAQVFSSKL from the exons ATGGAGGAGGACGCACGGCTACCTTTATCACAGCGTTGTTGTACACTGTCGGTATCACATGGTAAGGATGGAACAGAGAGCACATGCTGTGGCCTCCTTATCGACACCCGGCATGGAACTGTCCTCACTCACGCATCACTCTTGTCTCAGATGTTAACGAGTAATTCATCTGTCCTAGACGATTTGAAGCAGGAACATTTCTCACAGTCAAAACAACTGTCCCAATTCAAAATTGAAGCCTTGTTTCAGGAAAGTCTTTCAGAGGAAAATGACACGTTACAATCTTCAAACAATAAACTCATGCCAAATTTTCTGAATAGTGGACTAAGTGGGGATCCTGGATATGTACGATATAATAGTTCTGTTGAGTGCATTTTTCAAAGTTGGTCACTGAAACAAGTTCTTTCAAAGCTGTTACCTGCAGAAAGTTGGGACTTTGTGGAGAACTTTTCCGAAGTTGATCAAGGAAATGAAAATCGAGAGAAAAAAAGCCCA AATAGTCCAGAATACTACAGCTTGCTTCCATGTTTTCTAGTGTTGAAGTTATGGAACTGGGAACCATTTGAAAGCGTTCTACATGTGCACTCGTCTGTGAACAGTCGCCAGGGAGACCAGGTAGAAATTCAGTCTACCCCATTTGGAAGTGTGAGTCCGGAGATTTTCTTTAATTCTCGTAGCCAAGGAATCATCAGTAATCTAGCAGGGAAAAACAATATCCTGATTCTGACTGATGCCAGGTGCATCCCCGGAGCTGAAGGTGGCGCCCTCTACTTCTGTGCTGGAAAACAACG GGTTCTGACAGGAATCATGATAGCCACATTGTGTTGGAAGAATAACGAATGGGTTGGACTTTCATTAGCAGCATCCTTGTCCGAGGTCCTTGACTGTCTGCATGGCTTGCCATTAAAGTTGTCCAACAACACATATCAAGCTATCAACAGACACAACATCCGAT GGACAGCATCAAAGGTGATCAAATCTATTCAAGCGAACACACCACTCATATCTGTGAGTGGTAACTGGGGCTCTGGTGTCTGTGTGGGGGACAACAAGCGAGGCGATAGGATAATTCTCACCTGCAGTCATGTTATTGGCAAAGGTGACCCGACTTCAG tGGAGGTCCTGTACAAGGGTGTCAAGACATCTCACCAAGCGGATGTGGTCTACCGCGTTCCTATGGGCCAGCAGTTTGACGTTGGAATCCTGCTGGAGCGGCGATCAACTACCCTCCAGCCCTGTATTGAGATCAGGAAGAAAAAGACACCCAGACAAG GAGAAGTGGTATTTGTGATAGGCCATGCCTTGTTTGGAAGAGGATATGACATTGAACCCACTGTAACTAAAGGGATTGTGTCAAAGGTCATCAGGGTCAGAAATCACCCAGTCAtgatacag ACTACATGTGCGGTACACGCCGGGGCCAGTGGTGGGGCTGTGGTAGACACAGAGGGTAGGCTAGTCGGTCTCGTCGTCTGTAATGCAAG AGACACAGCAACAGGAGCCAGCTATCCCCATATCAATATGAGTGTTCCCATAGCAACCATCAGTCCAGTGTTGGACTCGTACATGGAGTCAGGGG ATAAATCAGTTCTACGGTCCCTGTGTGTCAGAGATCCTTACATACATAGCCTATGGACAATGGAGAAGTTTCAACAAG GTGCCCAAGTCTTCTCCAGCAAGTTGTGA